One window of the Labilibaculum sp. genome contains the following:
- a CDS encoding CvpA family protein, protein MNIIDILIGIPLLWVMVKGFKNGFIFEIATLIALVLGIYGAIHFSDFTAQFIRDRFNYDSEYMGYISFGITFIVIVIIVHIIGKLLNSLVEAVALGMFNRILGMVFGLMKGIIIIGIIVYFVDYLDRKFEFISDEKKDESYLYSPMTTVSEKMFELFNSDFSDTKEKIKEKVKKELPLEV, encoded by the coding sequence ATGAATATTATTGATATATTGATAGGTATTCCATTGCTTTGGGTAATGGTTAAAGGTTTTAAGAATGGTTTCATCTTTGAGATTGCTACCTTGATTGCTTTAGTATTAGGGATCTATGGTGCCATTCATTTCTCCGATTTTACGGCGCAATTCATAAGGGATCGTTTTAATTACGACTCCGAATATATGGGATACATTTCATTTGGAATCACATTTATTGTCATTGTAATTATTGTTCATATCATTGGCAAGCTTCTCAATTCACTTGTTGAAGCTGTTGCTTTAGGGATGTTTAACCGAATTTTGGGAATGGTATTTGGTTTAATGAAGGGGATTATTATAATCGGTATTATTGTCTATTTTGTTGATTATTTAGATCGGAAATTTGAATTTATTTCAGATGAAAAAAAGGATGAAAGCTACTTATATAGTCCAATGACAACTGTTTCGGAAAAGATGTTTGAATTGTTTAATTCAGATTTTAGTGATACGAAAGAAAAGATTAAGGAAAAAGTGAAAAAAGAACTCCCTCTTGAAGTCTAA
- a CDS encoding GIY-YIG nuclease family protein, producing the protein MYFIYILYSPSSDKYYLGCTEDVSKRIFMHNNPIRTSYTSKHRPWILKKAFKVGNNKTLALKIEQKIKKMKSRKYLEQLLDPEVGQQLFCDLLTISSSSSTPDC; encoded by the coding sequence ATGTATTTCATATATATTTTATACTCTCCTTCATCAGACAAATACTATCTAGGATGTACCGAAGATGTTTCCAAGCGGATTTTCATGCATAACAACCCTATACGAACAAGTTATACCTCTAAACACAGACCATGGATTCTTAAAAAAGCATTTAAAGTTGGCAACAACAAAACTCTTGCTTTAAAAATTGAACAAAAAATCAAGAAAATGAAAAGCCGAAAATATCTTGAACAATTACTGGATCCAGAGGTAGGCCAACAACTGTTTTGTGATCTTCTAACAATATCATCATCATCATCAACACCTGACTGTTAA
- a CDS encoding phosphatase PAP2 family protein, producing MKHYSLSLFLCLIILSSIPTHGYTQVKIDTTITFHKTRLNPGLGKKVFNKENLLVFGGLLGTSFLLDEWANKRLKLNQNSFLDSYTNIFNEFGEKKYIAPATFATWLIGTAIKDERLSTTALNSGKALITAAILTEGTKIIAGRSRPSLNRGNMHFNAFGGTSNETKSFPSGHAFVSWAVFTPFAEEYSKWIYVIPASVSFARMSRNRHWFSDVVLGGGIGYFAGLYFHKRKNQSVIFDGNGIVIKF from the coding sequence TTGAAACACTATTCGTTATCGCTATTTCTTTGTTTGATCATACTTTCTAGTATCCCAACTCATGGATATACTCAGGTAAAAATTGATACAACAATTACATTTCATAAAACCCGGCTAAATCCTGGATTAGGCAAAAAGGTTTTTAATAAAGAAAATCTGTTGGTGTTTGGCGGACTATTAGGCACCTCATTTCTACTCGACGAATGGGCGAACAAGCGCTTAAAATTAAATCAAAATTCCTTTTTAGATTCCTACACCAATATCTTTAATGAATTTGGTGAGAAGAAATACATTGCTCCTGCCACATTTGCGACCTGGCTTATTGGCACAGCAATTAAGGATGAAAGGCTTTCAACTACTGCGCTCAACTCAGGAAAAGCTTTAATCACTGCCGCAATCTTAACCGAAGGCACAAAAATAATAGCCGGTCGCTCCAGACCATCCTTAAACAGAGGAAATATGCATTTTAATGCTTTTGGAGGAACCAGCAACGAAACAAAATCATTCCCTTCCGGACACGCTTTTGTATCCTGGGCAGTATTCACTCCTTTTGCCGAAGAATACAGCAAGTGGATCTACGTGATTCCAGCATCTGTGAGCTTTGCCAGAATGTCCCGAAACAGGCATTGGTTTTCCGATGTTGTTTTGGGAGGAGGAATTGGCTATTTTGCAGGCCTCTATTTTCACAAAAGAAAAAACCAATCTGTCATTTTCGATGGAAACGGAATTGTTATAAAATTTTAA
- a CDS encoding DUF3667 domain-containing protein — MKEIIKKYIQKLPKRKVFHFEGFCANCEHPVNGSFCSNCGQSVKDFHRPFFSVLSESLGDALSLDNKFLHTIVPLFVRPGYLTKEFMKGKRARYTPPFRLYLFLTFFAFLLLSHNHMPETQAEKNFTFTTGEGKDVDVLSYFEDMVDENKNQIDSLESDSLTNSELKKGLFNLNISQDTAQTAQSITFGGKGGKNNKFGNSDIKRVIDMWKLNPTLMMDNVYKKLSQTLLIILPVFALFLALFYIRRKHYLLEHLLISLNFHSFIFVIVIVSELLIMTKLEFVHQFAFYLYLLIPVQLFLALKFYYRQSWIKTIVKFFMLSFIYNILLISGILYSLISLVVE, encoded by the coding sequence ATGAAAGAAATAATTAAGAAGTACATTCAAAAACTTCCCAAAAGGAAAGTTTTTCATTTTGAGGGGTTTTGTGCCAATTGTGAACATCCGGTTAATGGAAGTTTTTGTTCCAATTGTGGTCAGTCGGTAAAAGATTTTCACAGACCTTTTTTTAGTGTCTTGTCCGAATCGCTTGGTGATGCTCTATCGCTTGATAATAAATTTCTTCATACGATAGTCCCGCTATTTGTTCGTCCGGGTTATCTTACCAAAGAATTTATGAAAGGAAAAAGAGCCAGATATACGCCACCTTTTCGACTGTATCTATTTCTTACTTTTTTTGCATTTTTACTGCTTTCCCACAACCACATGCCCGAAACCCAGGCAGAAAAAAACTTTACTTTTACAACAGGGGAAGGAAAAGATGTTGATGTGTTATCCTATTTCGAGGATATGGTTGATGAAAATAAAAACCAGATAGATAGCTTGGAGTCAGATTCTTTGACCAATTCAGAACTAAAAAAAGGATTGTTTAACTTAAATATTAGTCAGGATACTGCACAAACGGCGCAATCAATTACTTTTGGCGGAAAGGGAGGGAAGAATAACAAGTTCGGAAATTCTGATATAAAACGTGTGATTGACATGTGGAAGTTAAATCCGACCTTGATGATGGATAATGTCTATAAAAAATTATCACAAACCTTGCTGATTATACTTCCGGTATTTGCTTTGTTTTTGGCACTGTTTTACATCCGCAGGAAGCATTATTTGTTAGAACATTTATTAATATCACTTAATTTTCATTCTTTTATTTTTGTGATTGTGATTGTTAGTGAGCTGTTGATAATGACCAAATTAGAATTTGTTCATCAGTTTGCTTTTTATTTGTATTTATTGATTCCCGTACAGCTTTTTCTGGCCTTGAAATTTTATTATCGGCAATCATGGATAAAAACAATTGTGAAATTCTTTATGCTTTCTTTTATCTATAATATTTTACTAATATCGGGGATTTTATACAGTTTGATTTCGCTGGTTGTTGAATAG
- a CDS encoding outer membrane beta-barrel protein yields the protein MRFKSTIFFLLAIGICSAGKAQYYKEKELLVGASVGYQYPLGDFGDQAKGGPAFRVTGQMMLNKKIGVGAEIAYSILGQDNFWNGNHFGNYDVNYNIASAQFKGSYFFDSWDRDFRPYTSLAFGYFHYQNSISFVSTSVGSLNQKRTIKENKVGLTPIIGFLYHLSEDWSFDVNLRYTYIPDFPETVTAKDENGDPYQYFLGFDKVSLPELSIGLFYHF from the coding sequence ATGAGGTTTAAATCTACTATATTTTTCCTGTTGGCAATTGGTATTTGTTCCGCTGGGAAAGCTCAATACTACAAAGAAAAGGAATTGTTAGTCGGGGCTTCAGTAGGCTATCAGTATCCTTTGGGTGATTTTGGAGATCAAGCAAAAGGAGGACCAGCATTTAGGGTAACCGGTCAGATGATGCTGAATAAAAAAATAGGCGTGGGTGCCGAGATTGCTTACAGTATATTAGGACAGGATAATTTTTGGAATGGTAATCATTTTGGAAATTACGATGTGAATTACAATATTGCATCGGCCCAGTTTAAAGGGTCTTATTTTTTTGATAGTTGGGATCGGGATTTTCGACCGTACACATCGCTTGCTTTTGGTTATTTCCATTATCAAAACAGCATTAGCTTTGTTTCGACATCGGTTGGGAGCTTAAATCAGAAGAGAACAATTAAAGAAAATAAAGTTGGCTTAACACCAATTATTGGCTTTTTGTATCATCTTTCCGAGGATTGGAGTTTTGATGTAAATTTGAGATACACTTATATTCCGGATTTCCCGGAAACTGTAACTGCAAAAGATGAAAATGGAGATCCGTATCAATATTTTCTTGGATTTGATAAGGTTTCTCTTCCCGAATTATCTATCGGATTGTTTTACCATTTTTAA
- a CDS encoding MFS transporter, with translation MSSTSIFKKFPKTFWVANTIELFERWAWYGFFMLFANYLTGSTDIGALGLSQAEKGTIMGVGTGILYFLPVITGAIADKYGYKLVLAISFVIYSTAFIALPLFDTFAGVFAMYLYLALGAALFKPIISATVAKTTNEETSSIGFGIFYMMVNIGAFIGPLVTLAYKDSGYTTVFYISAGIILINFILILFYKEPEREVKNESIGAAIATVFSNIGKALSDVKFVIFLLLVAAFWSMYYQLFFTLPVFIAQWVDTSSVYHFFESFMPAVTETYGTNGQMDAEFITNFDAMFIIIFQIIISTIVMRWKPLQAMMGGILICTIGMGLTLLTQNVLFVILAIFIFSVGEMASSPKITEYIGRIAPKDKVGLYMGCSFLPVFAGSTIGGVISGNIYGSMSDKVTLMIREVTARGLQIPEISKDFSATDYFNKAGELMGMDQNQLTQYLWNTYNPSNIWYVILAIGFFSVTALYFYDRLLLNKKAQ, from the coding sequence ATGAGCTCAACAAGTATCTTTAAAAAATTTCCAAAAACCTTCTGGGTTGCAAACACCATAGAACTATTCGAAAGATGGGCCTGGTATGGTTTTTTCATGCTTTTTGCAAATTACCTTACCGGATCAACTGACATCGGCGCACTAGGTTTATCTCAGGCAGAAAAAGGAACGATTATGGGAGTGGGAACAGGAATTCTGTATTTCCTTCCTGTAATTACAGGTGCAATAGCCGACAAATACGGATACAAGCTGGTTTTAGCTATTTCATTTGTTATTTACAGCACTGCATTTATAGCACTTCCTCTTTTTGACACATTTGCCGGAGTATTTGCCATGTACCTTTATTTAGCATTAGGTGCCGCACTTTTTAAACCTATTATTTCAGCGACGGTTGCAAAAACTACCAACGAAGAAACCTCATCGATTGGCTTTGGAATTTTTTATATGATGGTTAATATTGGTGCATTTATTGGACCATTAGTTACTCTTGCTTACAAAGACAGTGGATACACAACCGTTTTTTACATATCTGCCGGTATCATTTTAATCAATTTTATTCTGATATTATTTTACAAGGAGCCGGAGCGTGAAGTTAAAAATGAATCCATTGGAGCCGCAATCGCTACTGTATTCAGCAATATTGGCAAAGCCCTCAGCGATGTTAAGTTTGTAATTTTCCTTCTTTTGGTTGCTGCATTTTGGAGTATGTACTATCAATTATTCTTCACGTTGCCAGTATTTATTGCCCAATGGGTAGACACTTCAAGCGTCTATCACTTTTTCGAAAGCTTTATGCCTGCGGTAACCGAAACTTATGGAACTAACGGTCAAATGGACGCAGAATTCATCACGAATTTCGATGCCATGTTTATTATTATCTTCCAAATAATCATCTCTACAATTGTAATGAGATGGAAACCTCTGCAGGCAATGATGGGCGGAATTCTTATCTGTACAATTGGAATGGGACTCACCCTGCTAACACAAAACGTTCTTTTTGTAATTCTTGCAATCTTCATCTTCTCGGTTGGGGAAATGGCCAGTTCTCCAAAAATTACCGAATACATTGGGCGAATAGCTCCTAAGGATAAAGTTGGACTTTATATGGGATGCTCATTTTTACCCGTATTTGCAGGTAGTACAATAGGTGGTGTTATCTCTGGAAATATTTATGGAAGCATGTCCGACAAAGTAACTTTAATGATTCGCGAAGTTACTGCAAGAGGACTGCAAATTCCTGAAATATCCAAGGATTTTAGTGCAACTGATTATTTCAACAAAGCCGGTGAACTTATGGGAATGGATCAAAACCAGCTCACTCAGTATCTTTGGAATACCTATAACCCTTCTAATATTTGGTATGTGATACTAGCCATCGGATTTTTCTCAGTTACTGCTCTCTATTTTTACGATAGATTACTACTGAACAAAAAAGCGCAATAA
- a CDS encoding GH3 auxin-responsive promoter family protein, with amino-acid sequence MALINSLVSWLNTKRLSQIDFFKNHPIETQKETLTQLIEQASNTEWGKKYDFKSIRTLSEFKDRLPVQTYEDIEPYINRLRNGEQNIFWPSEIKWFAKSSGTTNSKSKFIPVSKEALEDCHFRGGKDILAIYTSLFPETGIFKGKGLTLGGSHQINNIKNDSYYGDLSAIIIQNLPFWADFIRTPDTSIVLMDEWEEKLNRMTEATLNENVTSLSGVPSWFLVLLKYILNASGKSNIHEIWPNLELFVHGGVSFTPYREQFKKLLPSKNMNYLETYNASEGFFGIQDNPLDDSMLLMLDYGIYYEFIPIEYFADDQPEAISLEEVKLHTNYAIVITTNGGLWRYQIGDTIRFTSKDPFKFKISGRTKLFINAFGEELIIDNAEKAIQTACAKTNSIIKEYTAAPVFMASDQKGAHQWLIEFEKMPENIDEFNFILDNALMSVNSDYEAKRYKNITLEKPHITIAKPGLFYQWLKEKGKLGGQNKVPRLSNNRDLIEELLQKNN; translated from the coding sequence ATGGCTTTAATAAACTCTCTTGTTAGTTGGCTGAATACGAAAAGACTCTCTCAGATCGATTTTTTTAAAAATCATCCGATTGAAACTCAGAAAGAAACCCTTACGCAATTAATCGAACAAGCTTCGAATACTGAATGGGGAAAAAAGTATGACTTTAAAAGTATTCGCACACTTTCTGAATTTAAAGATAGATTGCCGGTTCAAACCTATGAAGATATTGAACCTTACATTAACAGACTTAGGAATGGTGAGCAAAATATTTTTTGGCCTTCCGAAATAAAATGGTTTGCCAAATCATCAGGCACAACCAATTCAAAAAGTAAATTTATTCCAGTAAGTAAAGAAGCTCTCGAAGACTGTCACTTTCGGGGAGGGAAAGACATTTTAGCCATCTATACTTCCCTTTTCCCCGAAACTGGAATTTTTAAAGGGAAAGGATTAACACTTGGGGGAAGTCACCAGATTAACAACATCAAAAATGATTCCTACTATGGTGATTTATCAGCTATTATAATTCAAAACCTCCCTTTTTGGGCTGATTTTATTAGAACACCCGATACATCTATTGTATTAATGGATGAATGGGAAGAAAAACTGAATAGGATGACAGAAGCAACATTGAATGAAAATGTAACCAGTTTGTCTGGTGTTCCATCCTGGTTCCTGGTTCTGTTAAAATATATTTTAAACGCTTCAGGCAAAAGTAATATTCACGAAATATGGCCTAATCTTGAGCTTTTTGTTCATGGTGGTGTTAGCTTCACTCCATACCGGGAGCAATTTAAAAAGTTGTTACCATCTAAAAACATGAACTATCTGGAGACTTATAATGCCTCCGAAGGTTTTTTCGGAATTCAGGATAATCCGTTGGATGATTCCATGCTTTTGATGTTGGATTACGGTATTTATTATGAATTTATTCCGATTGAATATTTTGCTGACGATCAGCCCGAAGCCATCAGTTTAGAAGAGGTAAAACTTCACACAAACTATGCAATCGTTATTACAACCAATGGAGGATTGTGGCGTTATCAAATTGGTGATACCATTCGGTTTACATCAAAAGACCCTTTTAAATTTAAGATTTCGGGCAGAACCAAACTATTCATTAATGCCTTTGGCGAAGAATTAATTATTGACAATGCTGAAAAGGCAATTCAAACGGCCTGTGCCAAAACCAATTCGATCATTAAAGAATATACAGCCGCTCCTGTGTTTATGGCATCGGATCAAAAAGGAGCTCACCAATGGTTGATTGAGTTCGAAAAAATGCCTGAAAATATTGATGAATTCAACTTTATATTAGACAATGCACTAATGAGTGTAAACTCTGATTATGAGGCGAAAAGATACAAAAACATCACCCTTGAGAAACCACACATCACCATTGCTAAACCGGGTTTGTTTTATCAGTGGCTAAAAGAAAAAGGGAAATTGGGGGGACAAAATAAAGTGCCCCGGCTTTCAAATAACCGTGATTTAATTGAGGAACTACTACAAAAAAACAACTAA
- the kbl gene encoding glycine C-acetyltransferase yields the protein MYGKFKDYLAEEIQSIKDAGLYKNERVITTPQGAEIKVSTGNTVLNFCANNYLGLSSNPRVMEGASKALKSHGYGMSSVRFICGTTDIHKELEEKIATFFGTEDTILYAAAFDANGGVFEPLFDKDDAIISDELNHASIIDGVRLCKAARYRYKHADMDDLEAQLKISQAQRFRIIVTDGVFSMDGDIARLNEICDLADKYNALVMVDDSHASGFIGDTGRGTHEYHNCMDRVDIITSTLGKALGGALGGFTTGKAEIIDMLRQRSRPYLFSNSLSPVIVGASLAVFEMLTESTELRDKVISNSKYFRERLLAAGFDVKPSDSAINALMLYDAVLSQQFAAKLLEEGIYVIGFYYPVVAKGQARIRIQLSAAHTKEHLDKALAAFIKIGKELKVIE from the coding sequence ATGTACGGAAAATTCAAAGATTATTTGGCAGAGGAAATTCAGTCTATAAAAGATGCAGGCCTTTATAAAAACGAAAGAGTTATAACAACTCCGCAGGGTGCAGAAATTAAAGTAAGTACTGGCAACACAGTATTGAATTTTTGCGCCAACAACTATTTAGGTTTGTCTTCTAATCCTCGTGTTATGGAAGGTGCTTCAAAAGCATTGAAGTCACATGGATATGGAATGTCATCAGTTCGTTTTATTTGTGGTACAACTGATATTCACAAAGAATTGGAAGAAAAGATTGCTACTTTTTTTGGAACCGAAGATACCATATTGTATGCAGCGGCTTTTGATGCAAATGGCGGCGTTTTTGAACCATTATTCGATAAAGATGATGCAATTATCTCTGATGAGCTGAATCATGCTTCTATTATCGACGGGGTTCGCTTGTGTAAAGCTGCCAGATATCGTTACAAACACGCCGATATGGATGATTTGGAAGCTCAATTAAAAATTTCTCAGGCGCAGCGTTTTCGTATAATTGTTACCGATGGAGTTTTTTCTATGGATGGTGACATCGCCAGATTAAATGAAATTTGTGATTTGGCAGATAAGTACAATGCATTAGTAATGGTTGATGATAGTCATGCTTCCGGTTTTATTGGAGATACAGGAAGAGGAACTCACGAATACCATAATTGTATGGATCGTGTTGATATTATTACAAGTACATTAGGAAAAGCATTGGGTGGAGCTTTAGGAGGATTTACAACGGGTAAAGCGGAAATAATCGATATGCTGCGTCAAAGATCCCGTCCATATTTATTCTCGAATTCGCTTTCTCCTGTAATTGTAGGAGCTTCTTTAGCAGTGTTCGAAATGTTAACAGAATCTACAGAATTACGCGATAAGGTAATTTCAAATTCCAAATATTTCAGAGAAAGATTATTGGCCGCCGGTTTTGATGTGAAACCTTCCGACTCGGCTATTAATGCTTTGATGTTGTACGATGCAGTACTATCACAACAATTTGCGGCTAAATTATTGGAAGAAGGTATTTACGTGATCGGATTTTATTATCCTGTTGTGGCAAAAGGACAGGCAAGAATAAGAATTCAACTTTCTGCGGCTCACACAAAAGAGCATTTGGATAAAGCTTTGGCAGCTTTCATAAAAATTGGAAAAGAATTAAAAGTAATTGAGTAA
- the tyrS gene encoding tyrosine--tRNA ligase translates to MNFIEELQWRGMIHDMMPGIEEQLAKELTSAYVGIDPTADSLHIGHLVGVMMLKHFQVSGHKPIVLVGGATGMIGDPSGKSQERNLLDEKTLRHNQECLRAQLSKFMDFDSDAANAAEMVNNYDWMKDFTFLDFIRDIGKHLTVNYMMSKDSVKKRLSADSKSGMSFTEFTYQLVQGTDFLELYRTKNCKLQMGGSDQWGNITTGTELIRRKESGTAFAITCPLITKADGGKFGKTESGNIWLDPKRTSPYKFYQFWLNTSDEDAAKYLKIFTLLPKEEIFALIEEHQEAPHMRKLQQRLAKEVTIMIHSEEDYNTAVEASQILFGKATADVLKKLDEETFLSVFEGVPQFSVSKSEFDNGIDILELLAVKTDVFPSKGELRRLFKGNAISINKEKVDNPEMLITNEHLIADKYFLVQKGKKNYFLVVAC, encoded by the coding sequence ATGAATTTTATTGAGGAACTCCAGTGGCGGGGCATGATTCACGATATGATGCCTGGAATAGAAGAACAACTTGCAAAAGAACTAACATCAGCTTATGTAGGAATTGATCCTACGGCAGATTCACTGCACATCGGACACCTTGTTGGTGTAATGATGTTAAAACATTTTCAGGTATCAGGGCACAAGCCAATTGTATTGGTAGGTGGAGCAACCGGCATGATCGGAGATCCTTCAGGGAAATCTCAGGAAAGAAATCTACTGGATGAAAAAACTCTTCGTCACAATCAGGAATGTTTGCGTGCGCAGCTTTCCAAGTTCATGGATTTTGATTCAGATGCCGCAAATGCTGCCGAAATGGTGAACAATTACGATTGGATGAAGGACTTTACCTTTCTTGATTTTATTCGTGATATTGGCAAACACCTTACTGTGAACTATATGATGAGTAAGGATTCTGTAAAGAAAAGATTAAGTGCTGATTCTAAATCAGGAATGTCTTTTACCGAATTTACTTACCAATTAGTGCAGGGAACCGACTTTTTGGAACTTTACCGAACTAAGAACTGCAAATTGCAAATGGGTGGTTCCGATCAGTGGGGAAACATTACTACCGGAACAGAATTAATTCGCCGAAAAGAAAGTGGTACTGCTTTTGCGATAACTTGTCCGCTGATTACTAAAGCAGATGGTGGAAAGTTCGGAAAAACAGAATCAGGAAATATTTGGTTAGATCCTAAACGTACTTCGCCTTATAAATTCTACCAGTTTTGGTTGAACACCTCTGATGAAGATGCCGCGAAATACCTTAAAATATTCACACTTCTTCCGAAAGAAGAAATTTTTGCTCTGATAGAAGAACATCAGGAAGCTCCTCATATGAGAAAATTGCAGCAGAGGTTGGCTAAAGAGGTAACTATCATGATTCACTCCGAAGAAGATTACAATACAGCAGTTGAAGCATCTCAAATTTTATTTGGAAAAGCCACAGCTGATGTTTTGAAAAAATTGGATGAAGAGACATTCTTATCAGTTTTTGAAGGAGTACCTCAATTTTCTGTTAGTAAGTCTGAATTTGACAATGGTATCGATATTTTGGAATTATTAGCTGTAAAAACCGATGTATTTCCATCGAAAGGAGAATTAAGAAGACTTTTTAAAGGCAATGCAATCAGTATTAATAAGGAAAAAGTTGATAATCCGGAGATGCTGATTACAAATGAGCATTTAATTGCAGATAAATATTTTTTGGTTCAAAAGGGGAAAAAGAATTATTTCCTTGTAGTTGCTTGTTAG
- a CDS encoding deoxynucleoside kinase codes for MHIAVAGNIGAGKTTLAGLLAKHYGWEAHFEDVDENPYLNDFYEDMKRWSFALQIHFLNSRFNQVLSLRKSGKDIIQDRTIYEDAYIFAPNLESMSLMPRRDFDNYLSLFNIMSSLIQPPDLLIYLRASIPTLVSHIQERGRDYEETIRLDYLKRLNERYEAWISGYANGKLLIIDVDNINFLKNPKDLSEVINKIDAQLNGLF; via the coding sequence ATGCACATTGCTGTTGCCGGAAATATTGGAGCTGGTAAAACTACACTAGCCGGATTATTAGCTAAACACTACGGATGGGAAGCTCATTTCGAAGATGTTGATGAAAATCCATATTTAAATGATTTTTACGAAGATATGAAACGATGGTCATTCGCTCTTCAGATTCATTTTTTAAATAGTCGTTTCAACCAGGTTTTGTCCTTACGCAAATCCGGCAAAGACATCATTCAGGACAGAACCATCTACGAGGATGCCTATATTTTTGCTCCTAATCTGGAATCGATGAGTTTAATGCCCAGAAGAGATTTTGACAACTATCTGTCTCTTTTTAACATCATGAGTTCATTAATTCAACCGCCAGACCTGCTTATTTACTTACGCGCAAGTATTCCAACGCTGGTAAGTCATATTCAGGAACGTGGCCGCGATTACGAGGAAACCATTCGCTTAGACTATCTGAAACGTTTAAATGAACGCTATGAAGCATGGATATCGGGCTATGCAAATGGTAAACTGCTGATTATTGATGTGGACAACATTAATTTCCTGAAAAACCCTAAAGACTTAAGTGAGGTAATCAACAAAATTGATGCTCAGCTAAACGGACTCTTTTAA
- a CDS encoding deoxynucleoside kinase — MHIAIAGNIGSGKTTLTELLAKQYGWEAHYEDVDENPYLNDFYDDMKRWSFNLQIYFLKSRFNQIMEIRKAGKNVIQDRTIYEDAMIFAPNLFDMGLMSQRDFKNYNNLFELMGSMVQAPDLLIYLRSSVPTLVNQIQKRGRNYEETIRLDYLKNLNARYETWIQNYNRGKLLIVDADNIDFLDNPEDLNSIMDKVEAQIHGLF, encoded by the coding sequence ATGCATATCGCAATAGCTGGAAACATTGGCTCTGGTAAAACTACCCTTACCGAACTGCTTGCAAAACAATATGGATGGGAGGCTCATTACGAGGACGTTGACGAGAACCCCTATTTAAATGATTTTTACGATGACATGAAACGATGGTCGTTCAATCTTCAAATTTACTTTCTAAAAAGTCGGTTCAACCAAATTATGGAAATCCGTAAGGCGGGAAAAAATGTAATTCAGGATCGTACCATTTATGAAGATGCCATGATTTTTGCTCCGAATTTATTTGATATGGGTTTGATGTCGCAACGCGATTTTAAAAATTACAACAACCTGTTCGAATTAATGGGATCTATGGTTCAAGCTCCTGATTTGCTAATCTATTTGCGATCGTCTGTTCCTACATTGGTCAATCAAATTCAGAAAAGAGGCCGCAATTACGAAGAAACCATCCGTCTGGATTACTTAAAAAACCTGAATGCCAGATACGAAACATGGATTCAGAATTACAATCGCGGCAAGCTATTAATTGTTGATGCTGACAATATTGATTTCCTGGATAATCCGGAAGATTTAAACAGCATTATGGATAAGGTAGAGGCTCAAATTCACGGATTGTTTTAA